Sequence from the Castanea sativa cultivar Marrone di Chiusa Pesio chromosome 12, ASM4071231v1 genome:
TAGATGAAAGAAATGAGTAATCAAACCATAGGAATGTGTTTTGTAGAGCATAAACCACCATTAAAATTGTGAAGAAAAGTAAAATTGGAATAGAATGAGAATCGCTTTCtatataagatacaaaaatacccaaaagCATGCATCATAGATCCCGAGAGATCCCTTTAAAATTCTATAGCATTCATTGAAAAATAGGGGAGTTGTATATTAAGGTTCCTAAACTGGTGTGGTAACGGGCAAGATGCACCGTTAGTTAAGTAGGAGAGGAAGGAACTTAGGATTTCTTATTTGCATTTGATTATTGTAGAAGAGGATGTGAACTTGAAATAGGCAGGTCTTATATTAATGAAGAACAGAATgttttattcatcaaaaaagaaaaaaaaaaaaaaaagaaagaaaaaagagcacaGCGTTTTAATGTAAAACGCAAAATTCTAGAAGGGAAGGTAAACCTAAAATtttattcaccaaaaaaaaaaaaaaaagaggagcaCAACgtttttttaatgagataatTATGACGTGGTCCCACTTAAATTTTGATAGATGGAGCAAATTGGaatttgattttagatttgAATTGAACAACTGGAAGAATAATTATGATAGTGGTCCCACATAAATctagacacatggcacaaaatcggaatttaaatttaaaattttaatctgaCTTTCTCTGAGGTtcacctctatatatatatatatatatatatatatatatatatatattatagacaCAGAAAAATTGGCAAATGTTGTACACATTtccaaaatatgtaaaatatttacTGTAACACCCCCAACCTAATTGCATAATTAAATCTATGAGTTTATATGTTTGTTATTaccttaattattttaagtgcaTTAAAACTTTGCTATTGTGATATTATAAAAGACATATGCTCTTTTAATGTTgtagaaagaaattttataaagataaggatatatatatatatatatatatatatatatatatatacacacacacacacatacatacatatatgcaAAGTTATATTGTCATTGGGCCTTTCttgaaatataagtttatatgggGTGAAAAGTATAAATGCCAAAAAGTGGTAAAAAGTGGGTCTTGATCTTTTTCTCCTTTGCTATACACGTACACCCCCTCAAAGTTAAttcctcatcttttcttttgctgtACCAGAAGCTTCTTGCTTCATTTCTtttgctctttcttttctttctctctttgctttcACATGGCaagacctctctctctccctctctcaccaaaaaaataaatctcactCTAAAGAAGGAATTAAGACCTAAAACTAAAGTTTCAGCTTCAAATTTGTGGGTAAGTAATTAAAAACCTTATTTGATTTTAGagtatttgatattttaattgttttcccTTCTTTGTTCTCAAATCTGATTTTAGGGGCTGAACTTGTGATTCTGTTTTTGTAAGTTGAAAGTTTGATGGTGTTATGGTCTATTGGATGCttaataagttattttaatgtttattgtATTGGTATAAAATACCCAAATGAATTGAAGACCATTTGCATTtagttgatgaattttgtatCAACATGCACTGAAGGTGTCACTGTGACAGATTTGATGTTCACTACAAGAAAATTCTGTATTAAATCATTTGCTGTGAATTAGGATGCTAggagtagtttttatgaattCTAAGACACATATGATTGTTATGGAATTGGTCTCACTGCATTTggattaatacaaaaataatggtttaatttctaagttgcataAATTTCTGTCAGGACAGATTTGAGTACGTTGTCTTGTacgatttttaataaattatggttttattctttgatttttaaatttatacgGTATATATTAGACATACAGGGGAGTAGCTCTGTAAAATTTCATGACAATTGGATGTGTTTTGACAGCCCATTCGtattttacaaatggggaaTTTGCTACTGAAATGATCAGTAAACAGTGTAGGATAACTATGACTTTGTagatttaattttgaagttaaGGTAAACgttttgagctataatttaatgtgcttatcttttggtatgtttagatcatatatgaatttttatggcTTAGTTTCTCTGTGTTTTGGTATGTTATGAGTTTGGTGATTGTACCTTGTTTTAGGGGAAACTCTATGTGATGGGAATTAAGATTTTACTAAGTTGAGAGTTAGGTTGTGTTTGaggtataagtttatattttaggaagagtttttagtaataagttttggtcTTTCATTTAGGTGATGAGAACGAGAACACGAACACTTGAGCTCCTCTGGTACAAATCTCTCGTGTCTTCTGTTTTCAAGTAAGGGATTTGTGACATGTGCGTTTGATAAGTATAAGGACTATTTAGAAAACTATAATGCATTAAAACCTTTTAATTAGATATATTACATATAAACATGATTCAAGTAAAGATTTATGTTCGTGACTTATTGAATtctatatatatgataattttagcatattgaTGTTATTACTCATATCACGAACATAATGTTTAAAGAAAGAATTGGATATGCTACTGTTATTAAATAGTTATGTAAAAGTATAGTATCTGAAAAGTATAGTTTTTAGTTATTCCATTGTCATGATCTGAACTCAGCCAGTAGGGGTTATAGTACTGGTATTTCCATGGAGATTCTGTTTGGCCATTAAAAGTGGGATTGACTCTGCTGTACCCGCCATTATTGGTAACCGCCATTATTGGTAACCGCCAACTTGTGGAGGATGTCAACCTACCCCATGGTTGAAAGTATGTATTATGATATGATTTTGGAATTACCTAGCATTGTGGGGAATGCTGAATGCCTAGCACTAAGTGCTGGAAGCCTCCCAAAGTTGTGACAGACTTACAATTAGACTAactaatatgtattataaaagaGCTATTAAGCTATTTAGAAGTTATAAGAAAAGTATGATGATAAGAAAAGTATGTTGAATTATGTTTAAGTTCCTTATCatgttctttttattattatatgaaaggaaaatgaagtattttcatttgaaagttcataacttaatttaagaacaatatgaatagtatgaaggctattttatcaaagctggcatatccataaaatatttgatttatatGCATTCTTATCAAAGGCCCATGGAACTTAAAAACCTTACTGGGTTTCGCAGCTCACCCTATTATATTTCAGTGCACAGGTTCTTCCTGGAAGCAACGAGAGTATTAGAGGTGGCAAGATTTTGTGATTCTCTTTTGTTTAgattgtatagtttttttttttttttttttttttagtagtttaGCTCTTTTGTTGTATAAGAGGAATCAAGATGTACTTGATCCTTTGAGCACAAATGTAATTCTGAACTTTAGTTTGGTTTGAACCCCAGTTGTATGTCTTTGGAGTTGGGTTTGTAAATAAGAGTTTTTGCTAAATGTTTAGCTATGTAATATTTGCACGAATACTTGAAGTTTCAGCCAAGTGGCAATCTTGCAAAGttcaaatgaaatgaattttcaaggttttcacatttttgtatattatggctTTTACGAAAGAAAATAAGCAGGTGTACAGGAAACAATTCTTGATAAGCACCTTCTGTTTAGGTTGGTTCGTGTTAGTATTAAggtaaacttgatattaacatgccGGTCATGCTCTAAATTCTGAAGTACAGGTTTGGGTCGTGACATTTACCATATTTTTACAAATGTGTACAATATTTGCTACTTTTTGTGTGTCTATAATGTAAGCTTACTTTGCAAGTACAATATAAACATACAAAgatccttaaaaaataaacaaaaacaaaaacaagctcAAACCAAATTAGTGTACttggaaaacaaaaaaggcaACTCACAAAATTGACCAAACCAAAAACACTATTCATGAGCCttggctctttttatatatttaatcaaaatagaaatataacttatataaaatttaggtagttttttatgttaaattttcttatttaaaaaatccattATTCTTAGTTTTTATTATGACTAATTCACTTGATGGTGATTGAGTTAGATTACTAATACTCATCCTTTTTTTGTGAAAACTAAaactataataaattttacaccAAAGAAAACTTACAAACCAATGTGATAATGGAGTAATGGAGTAATGGAGTAACGAAAAATATGAAGTGAGAATTTATTCTTgattttatgaaagaaaaagtaTGTGAGGTTTAATCTTAATCTATATAGAGATAGATATGGGCCATTTGATGTTGGTAATATCATGGGTCGTGAGCCCAATTATTAAGGAGAAAAACATTAGCTTTTTTGTCCTTATTCTCCTTCTAGATTTTCCTAGCATCTTCTGCTTCTTCTTacatctatctctctctctctcctaacaACTCAATGTTTATGATATTTGTTATCATCTTCAACCACCCCCACCATAAGATAACAACAACAATGAGACTCTTGAGATTTAAGCTAAGAGAGGGAGTCTATGCCATTGACGTggtttcaattttcttttagattccTTATCTATCATGTGTCTTAGAGAATGGatgatttttaaataatagaGGACCCAAACCCTAATAATAATGTCATACAAAAGTTCAATTGCACCTCCACTTCTATCAAATTgtctaattctctctctctctctctctctctctctctctctctctatatatatatatatatatatatatatatatatatcaataattttggagtaaattacaacttacccacctgtggtttaaccaaaatttaagttgtctacctatggtttgaaatttgacattttacccaCTTGAggtttgaccgaaatttaagttgctttCCTATAGTTTGAAATCCTATAATGCAAGTGTTCCATtagattcttttttatcttatttggtcttgtaattttatatattttgtatttttgaaggaaaaagaCATAAAAGTGAAGCAAAATTACATATGTAGCActatttttaatagaattgGGTTACGAAACTCTAACTGAGCTAACCTTAAGTTTCATTTGGGAGTTTATAAGGGAATGCAATGATCATaaggaaatggaatggaatggaatgattataagggaattgaaaggaatggaatgtatttaagtaagggaaatgaatagaatggaatgaaattaagtaaccttgatttcatgttttaaaataaaggaatgaaaagaaatgaaaatgaatggaatgtaagtaaacttgtttgggagtaacatggaggaAATGGAATTGAATCATTTtgtgacaatattactattagacctctattttaaaataaagagttgaatatataagggtattttgggagttttagtaaaaaattcatcaaatctaatttcatttccTCTCATTCCTTCCAAttttggagggaatgaaaatttgaggttttaagggaatagagaggaatgagtgttccctcctacccattTCATTCCCTACCACTTAAACTTTCAAATAAGGGGAATGAACGTTCCATTCCCTCTATTAAAACTCCTaaacaagggaagggaagaatattctaaaattatttttttcatttatttaatttcattccattccctccttcCAACGAGGCATTAGGTGGGTAGAGtgtaaaatttcaaaccataggtagacaacttaaatttcagccaaaccacatgtgggtaagttgtaatttacccaTAATTTTAATGTGGGTGAAAGAGGAACGaacaaaaaattggaaatttaacgtcacaaaaagagagagaaatagataaATGAGAGCTACACTCAACCAGATGGTAAAAACTGTTTAAAAATCAATACAAAAGACTTAATTAGGAAACCAACATCTTTGCCATTATACATACAAAACAGTCCTTAACAAAAAAACTACTACCATGATTACTACACTTCCAATAGTCAAAACACCTTACGAAACAAACACAATTACTACACTTCCAAACAACTTTAAAACTCCCAACTTTGTGAGTTGATTACATACTTCAAAATTAGGTAGCTCATTATAATACCATATCAAATTTAGTTATCAATTGATACAAATTTATTACCGAGGACTAAGTAATTATCTCCCATCTTCCACAGATTTTAATTCTTGCTCTCTGATGCTATCATACTCAGCAATTGTACTAGTAGAACAACCAGTGCCAACATCAATGTTGAAAGAGTGACTAGTTGCACTAAGCAAGTACTCAGTCTTTTTTCCATCGACATCAATGTTTCCCAATGGAGTTTTTTCCATACTTCTCAATCTCTCCAGCTCCTTTGCCACTTCTTTCATGAAAGGCCTATCCTCCCCTTTCAGACTTAGGCACTGTTTTGCAAGATTAGCAATTTCCTTTAGTTGCTCAATATTACCCTCACTGACAATGTGATCTTCAAGAATTTGAAGTAGGCGATCCTCTTTTATAGCAGAAACAAAAGATATTGCTAGATTTCTATCAATTTCTGGCCTAGCAAAAGAAAGTGCCTTCTTACCTGTTAACAACTCTGCCATAACAACACCAAAGCTATATACATCACTTTTTTCTGTTAGTTGACTAGTTTGCATGTATTCCGGGTCCAAGTACCCTAAAGTTCCCTGCACCAAAGTGGTCAATTGTGTTTGATCAAGAGGAACTAGCCTTGAAGCTCCAAAGTCAGCTACTTTTGCTGTATAATCATCATCCAATAGTATATTCGCAGTTTTCACATCCCTATGTATAATTGACATAGAAGCTGACGAATGCAAGTATGCAAGTGCTCCTGCAATTTCTGTTGCAATTTTCAGGCGTTTCTCCCATGAAAGTAAGGATGATAGACTTTTGTCATGAACGTGATTGGAAAGAGTCCCATATGTGATGAATTCATAAACTAGTAAGGGAACTTCTGTTTCTAGACAACAACCAAATAGCTTAACCACATTCCTATGGTTAATTTGGGTAAGAACAATCATTTCATTTATGAATTGCTCGATTTGGCTTTGATCACCAATTTTGGACTTCTTAATGGCAACTATTGTGTTATCTGATAATACTCCTCTATACACAGTTCCATAGCCTCCTTGGCCAAGGACTCTACTCTTGTCATAATTGTTGGTGGCCTTTTTGAGCTCTTCTGTAGTAAAGATTTTGGTTGTCTCCATAGACTTTTGGTGATTAGAGAGTTGCTGTTTTAACAATAAGCCACCATTTTGatggaagaatttttctttgagtttgatgatctttctttttttcaatccATAATATATCCAAGAACATCCCAGAAGCAGTACTAAGAGGCTGATTATGCTGATACCTACACACATTCAAACATGCATTTTCACTGAGAACAATGTTTTAACTTTGTACTTTTGTTAGTATCATTGTCTATTTTATGCAAACATTTTAACACAGTAAAAggacaaattaaatatttaatatacgTATCATATAAAGATGAATCAATCAAGATTTCAATTATACCGTAAATAGTGACTCAGTGACTGCCACATAAAGATAAATCTCCTATGAGCGGCTTTAATAAAATTCAACTCATGTCAAATtatatcaaaactaaaaatatggACAGATAAAATAGAACTGGTGAACCAAGTTGAATTGACATCCTTTTTAAAAGTACAATGTTGGTTAGCTAAGAAGAAGACAATTAGCCcagaatatataatttctttaaaaatatcaaGGCTTATATATCAAAAATTGAACCTCCCACAAGTAGTACTAAGAACCTAAGAGGCCATCCATATTGTTTTAATTTGCACCTTGAGCTAGCGAACCTAGTTGAGAATCTCAATCAGTAGCCTCGTTTATATAATCAATGTGCGGACCCgtctaaatttcttattttctgcATGGTCCATGACtgtgaataataataataataataaaacatccTATTGATATCATTTCCGCAACTAAAGAGATCAACCCCGTCACCCaatcaaaaacaagaaaaaacaaaaacaaaaactctcaAGTATAACATGCATTTAGGGTCTATTATGCATTTAGTATATATAAGGATAGACTGCTAGAGTTTTAGTTTTGGACCTTTCGCAATAACATGCATTTAGGGTTTATGATCGACAGACTATAATGTTaaagtattataaaattattattctgttcaataaaaaaattgagaaactGCGTTTCGGtatggaaaataatgaaagCTATAATAAAAGTGctatatatgtattttcataCCTTAATCTATACAaggacaaaaaattatttagttaaatTCATGGaaagcatttatttatttatttattataatcacCGTTATTAGTAGTTCTCTCTCCGAATAGATAGAcatttagtattatttaaaattttaaaaaaaaagtattacacTTAGGACAAACTTTGGCTACAAGAAATTTATTGTAGTTAATGCCTACAACaccactcaatatctttttattagatgtaaattttgataaatccattattgaattacattttttttttattacattgcttgcaaaattttgaaaatgtcaagtatcaatagttatgtcatcaatcaaatgttgaAATTTCAAgcttttgtaaaataaaattttcttttataaaatcgaatgataaataacatttttttgacacacaaaatttgacatgtatgccaagaatataaagaatatgtaactaacagttagattttcaaaatatgtaaccatattaattttttgataggagatgtagccaaactttgtctttAGACCTTACACTAAATAACTTTTTCCTATCTCAAAGAATAAAGTTTTACTTTGAACTAGTTTGTAGGTAGTGACTACAAACTTTcactatatttttttgattgaatgtgaattttgagtttttgacaaattcaccataaAACTCAAACACTAAGTTTTCTTCAtatagtttgtgtttgtttggtgtTACACTCATGAttatttgattataaatttactcttatttGTAGTAGTGTTATTCTAATGTtcaagttaataataataataataataataataataataataataataataataataataataatagtaattaaaaaaaaaattgtgcaaccTATGGGTCCAACCCGATCTACATGGGTTGGGTGGGTTGAGTTGAACCTTTATGATGAGTTGGgttgagttgaattttttttaactcaccaTAGTGgtttagataaaaaaaactactcaACCCGATCCATGCACACCCCTAtcctctatacttgcaaaatttaaagaaagttaAAGACCAATTACTAtgccataaaaaataatttaattgattgaattgtaaataacattcgatttgaatgaaatttgacatgtatgttaagaatataaaaaacatacaatctaacggttatattttcaaatttcacattca
This genomic interval carries:
- the LOC142618608 gene encoding wall-associated receptor kinase 2-like, with translation MLFWESRGAMGFHSMLVLVTWVGVMLTAIMAAAAIAYPLALPNCPDRCGDVKIPYPFGTREGCYRKESRNFIINCSNSSGQPQPMTGDLPITSISIEGEMGVMMDSSTDCYNQSGTALSNDTEQGLLLSSFTVSVTNMFVAVGCDTFAFLSGILKDEPFTTGCLSKCNNTGNIVNGNCSGIGCCHVDIPEGLTHVDFAAYSFKNHSDVWSFNPCSFAFIIQKDEFSFSSDYLTSLRNNESFPMVLDWAIGNETCEVARNKGNYICGANSNCSDLNNGSAPGYRCKCKEGYVGNPYLKDGCQDIDECNDKLKCPGKQICVNEVGSYHCSCIKGYHKVEEVCVPRRSSLTIYLAVGISIISLLVLLLGCSWIYYGLKKRKIIKLKEKFFHQNGGLLLKQQLSNHQKSMETTKIFTTEELKKATNNYDKSRVLGQGGYGTVYRGVLSDNTIVAIKKSKIGDQSQIEQFINEMIVLTQINHRNVVKLFGCCLETEVPLLVYEFITYGTLSNHVHDKSLSSLLSWEKRLKIATEIAGALAYLHSSASMSIIHRDVKTANILLDDDYTAKVADFGASRLVPLDQTQLTTLVQGTLGYLDPEYMQTSQLTEKSDVYSFGVVMAELLTGKKALSFARPEIDRNLAISFVSAIKEDRLLQILEDHIVSEGNIEQLKEIANLAKQCLSLKGEDRPFMKEVAKELERLRSMEKTPLGNIDVDGKKTEYLLSATSHSFNIDVGTGCSTSTIAEYDSIREQELKSVEDGR